The Flavobacterium sp. 102 genomic interval AATGCACAATGTAGTAGAAAGAGCTATCGTAAGAAACGGACAAATCGTTATCGCTCCGGTAATGTTTGTAGCTTTGTCTTATGACCACAGAATCATCGATGGTCGTGAGTCGGTTGGATTCTTGGTAGCGGTAAAAGAAGCATTAGAAAATCCGGTTGAAATTTTAATGAACAACAACCCTAAGAAAGCTTTAGAGCTTTAGGGTTTCTACCTGCCTCGGATGAGGCGCCTATATATGTAAATCCCGTCTTGTTGTAAACAAGACGGGATTTTTTTTAAGTAAAAGGTTTAGTTTAAAATTGAAAAAATAAGTTCAAATAATAAAAAACTATTCTTAGAGAATTTATATAAAACTATAGGTTATTATCTATTTTAGCGCATTAAAATTTTTTAGCAGCGTTTTTTCAGTTTTTCAACATGTATAAAATTATCTCTTATTTTATAATACTATTATCTTTCTCTTCGGTATTTTCTCAGGAATTAAATGAGTCTGAGATCAAAAGAACCCGAAGTATACAAGAACAACTTATTTCTAATCCTGATAAAGCTTACACTGAAGCTTTGGAAATTAGTAATTCTAAAAACGAGTTGTTTAGTTTTTTTGGCAAATATTATGTAGCCAATTATTTTTACAATAAATCAGAGTTTACTCATTCTAAGCAACTTCTCATAGCACTTATAGAAAATATTGAAAAAAGTGATAATGCTAAATCAAGCAAAGTATACCAAGATTTGATAGGAATGTGTGTCAACAAACTTTTCTATGTTCATAAGAATTTAGGAGAGTATGACTTGGCATTGTTTTATCTTGATAAATACAAAAAGCATTTACCCAATACTCATTTTAACGAACAATATGGTTTGATAAAAGTGGCTATGGGTGATTATGTTAATGGGATTGCTTTGTTAAAGAGAGAATTAAAGACTTCACCACACCTGAAATTAGGGGTAGGTGAAAAAAAAGTAATGAATAAAAAATTATTTGCAGATAAACACAATATTATAGGAGAAGCTTATCAACAGTATTATATCCAGTCAAAAAAAGCTGTGTTTTTAGATTCTGCAAATTATTACTTTAATGCAGCAGCAACTATGTTGATACATGATAATTTTTACCCTGAGTACACCAAAGCATTGTTGTACATGCGTGAAGCAAAAAGTGCGGCTTTGGCTGGGGATTACGTTAAATCATTGTCTTTATACAGAAAGGGGAAAAAGTATACGGTTATTGAGGATAACATAAGAACCGTACAGTTATTTGATTTGGGGATGGCTGATTGTTTTCATCATTTAAAGCAAGTTGATTCATCATTTTTCTATTGTAAGAAGTATATAAAAAGTTATCAAGCAACTCAAGTTTCAAAAGAAAATTTATTAATGGCCTATAACATTATGACACAAAGTTATAGTAAAAAAAATGACAATAAGAATGCTTATCTCTATGCCCAAAAAAGTTTAGTATTAATTAAATCAATAGAAGGAATAAAAAATAAATCTTTAAATTTTCTTCACAATTATGATTTAAATATCATAAAAGATGAATCGAATAAAATTATTGCTTCTAAGAATTATTTTAAAATCTCTCTTTTTAGCATTTTGATAGTTTTTGCTATAGTTGTTTTTAGTTTTTATTATTATTACAGACATCAGAAAGAAAAACATTATCGATTTTTAAAAATTATTCAAAAGTTAAAAGAATCTAAAACTTCAGGGATTAATAAAATGCAAATTTATAATACTGAAGTACAGTCAAAACAAATAATTGATGATGAGCTTATAGAGAAATTGGCATTAGGTTTAAAAAAAATAGAGCAAAAAGAAGTTTTTTTAGATCCGAATTTCAAGTTAGCTTTTGTGGCCAAAAAATTAAATACAAATACGGCTTATTTGTCACAATACTTCAATCAGGTTCTGCAAAAGACCTTCTCAGAATACACGCAAGAATTGCGAATGCAGTATGTACTCAAAAAACTGATTGAGGCACCTTATTTTCGTAAATATACTATGCAAGCTATAGCGGAAGAAGTAGGATATAAAGATGCGAGTACTTTTGTTCGTGTT includes:
- a CDS encoding AraC family transcriptional regulator, coding for MYKIISYFIILLSFSSVFSQELNESEIKRTRSIQEQLISNPDKAYTEALEISNSKNELFSFFGKYYVANYFYNKSEFTHSKQLLIALIENIEKSDNAKSSKVYQDLIGMCVNKLFYVHKNLGEYDLALFYLDKYKKHLPNTHFNEQYGLIKVAMGDYVNGIALLKRELKTSPHLKLGVGEKKVMNKKLFADKHNIIGEAYQQYYIQSKKAVFLDSANYYFNAAATMLIHDNFYPEYTKALLYMREAKSAALAGDYVKSLSLYRKGKKYTVIEDNIRTVQLFDLGMADCFHHLKQVDSSFFYCKKYIKSYQATQVSKENLLMAYNIMTQSYSKKNDNKNAYLYAQKSLVLIKSIEGIKNKSLNFLHNYDLNIIKDESNKIIASKNYFKISLFSILIVFAIVVFSFYYYYRHQKEKHYRFLKIIQKLKESKTSGINKMQIYNTEVQSKQIIDDELIEKLALGLKKIEQKEVFLDPNFKLAFVAKKLNTNTAYLSQYFNQVLQKTFSEYTQELRMQYVLKKLIEAPYFRKYTMQAIAEEVGYKDASTFVRVFKKQTGLSPNYYIEKLKDTK